Proteins encoded in a region of the Macrobrachium rosenbergii isolate ZJJX-2024 chromosome 34, ASM4041242v1, whole genome shotgun sequence genome:
- the LOC136856129 gene encoding pancreas transcription factor 1 subunit alpha isoform X1, producing the protein MYSMDGFDMEALNRQFFESAAFSEFQAGVVFEPGSGGSSPAHLDQENTYLVFEGDSGGSSPSHNDQENTVLRRKKKRRCLMAQMQQRQAANMRERKRMQSINDAFEGLRAHIPTLPYEKRLSKAFSQVDTLRLAIGYISFLAELVATDRSPDPHLHPPNQNESNRKIIVRSSRLSVDSVPHSLTWSYVRPLVVNGKVTAKTWVPEQQKQQ; encoded by the exons ATGTACAGCATGGACGGCTTCGACATGGAAGCCCTCAACAGGCAGTTCTTCGAGTCAGCAGCCTTCAGCGAGTTCCAGGCGGGCGTGGTCTTCGAGCCTGGAAGCGGGGGTTCCTCCCCGGCCCATCTAGACCAGGAGAACACG tacCTAGTCTTCGAAGGAGATAGCGGGGGTTCCTCTCCATCACACAACGACCAAGAGAACACG GTCCTGCGCAGGAAGAAGAAGCGCCGGTGCCTAATGGCGCAGATGCAACAGCGTCAGGCTGCAAATATGCGCGAGAGGAAACGAATGCAGAGTATTAACGACGCTTTCGAGGGCCTGCGCGCGCACATTCCCACGCTGCCTTACGAAAAGAGGCTCTCTAAG GCGTTTTCACAGGTAGACACCCTGAGGCTGGCCATAGGGTATATCAGCTTTTTGGCAGAACTGGTCGCCACTGACAGGTCTCCCGACCCCCACCTGCATCCTCCGAACCAGAACGAGTCCAACAGGAAGATCATCGTCAGGAGTTCCAGGT TGAGCGTGGACAGTGTCCCCCATTCCCTGACCTGGTCCTACGTCAGACCGCTGGTGGTCAACGGCAAGGTCACAGCCAAGACCTGGGTGCCggaacagcagaaacagcagTGA
- the LOC136856129 gene encoding pancreas transcription factor 1 subunit alpha isoform X2: MYSMDGFDMEALNRQFFESAAFSEFQAGVVFEPGSGGSSPAHLDQENTYLVFEGDSGGSSPSHNDQENTVLRRKKKRRCLMAQMQQRQAANMRERKRMQSINDAFEGLRAHIPTLPYEKRLSKVDTLRLAIGYISFLAELVATDRSPDPHLHPPNQNESNRKIIVRSSRLSVDSVPHSLTWSYVRPLVVNGKVTAKTWVPEQQKQQ, translated from the exons ATGTACAGCATGGACGGCTTCGACATGGAAGCCCTCAACAGGCAGTTCTTCGAGTCAGCAGCCTTCAGCGAGTTCCAGGCGGGCGTGGTCTTCGAGCCTGGAAGCGGGGGTTCCTCCCCGGCCCATCTAGACCAGGAGAACACG tacCTAGTCTTCGAAGGAGATAGCGGGGGTTCCTCTCCATCACACAACGACCAAGAGAACACG GTCCTGCGCAGGAAGAAGAAGCGCCGGTGCCTAATGGCGCAGATGCAACAGCGTCAGGCTGCAAATATGCGCGAGAGGAAACGAATGCAGAGTATTAACGACGCTTTCGAGGGCCTGCGCGCGCACATTCCCACGCTGCCTTACGAAAAGAGGCTCTCTAAG GTAGACACCCTGAGGCTGGCCATAGGGTATATCAGCTTTTTGGCAGAACTGGTCGCCACTGACAGGTCTCCCGACCCCCACCTGCATCCTCCGAACCAGAACGAGTCCAACAGGAAGATCATCGTCAGGAGTTCCAGGT TGAGCGTGGACAGTGTCCCCCATTCCCTGACCTGGTCCTACGTCAGACCGCTGGTGGTCAACGGCAAGGTCACAGCCAAGACCTGGGTGCCggaacagcagaaacagcagTGA